The Cinclus cinclus chromosome 3, bCinCin1.1, whole genome shotgun sequence genome has a window encoding:
- the GJA1 gene encoding gap junction alpha-1 protein, with translation MGDWSALGKLLDKVQAYSTAGGKVWLSVLFIFRILLLGTAVESAWGDEQSAFRCNTQQPGCENVCYDKSFPISHVRFWVLQIIFVSVPTLLYLAHVFYVMRKEEKLNKREEELKVVANDGVNVDMHLKQIEIKKFKYGIEEHGKVKMRGGLLRTYIISILFKSVFEVAFLLIQWYIYGFSLNAIYTCERDPCPHRVDCFLSRPTEKTIFILFMLVVSLVSLALNIIELFYVFFKGVKDRVKGKTDPYSHSGAMSPSKDCGSPKYAYYNGCSSPTAPLSPMSPPGYKLVTGDRNNSSCRNYNKQASEQNWANYSAEQNRMGQAGSTISNSHAQPFDFSDEHQNTKKLASGHELQPLTIVDQRPPSRASSRASSRPRPDDLEI, from the coding sequence ATGGGTGATTGGAGTGCCTTGGGAAAACTTCTTGACAAAGTTCAAGCCTATTCTACTGCAGGAGGGAAAGTGTGGCTGTCTGTCCTCTTCATTTTCCGAATCTTGCTATTGGGAACAGCAGTCGAATCTGCCTGGGGAGATGAGCAGTCTGCATTCCGGTGTAACACTCAGCAGCCTGGTTGTGAGAATGTGTGCTATGACAAGTCTTTTCCTATCTCCCATGTACGCTTTTGGGTTCTGCAGATCATATTTGTGTCTGTACCTACCCTTTTGTACCTGGCACATGTGTTCTATGTAATGAGGAAAGAAGAGAAGCTGAACAAAAGAGAAGAAGAGCTTAAGGTAGTTGCAAATGATGGTGTGAATGTGGATATGCATCTCAAACAAATAGAAATTAAGAAATTCAAGTACGGTATCGAAGAGCATGGCAAAGTGAAGATGCGTGGGGGACTGCTCCGTACTTATATCATCAGCATCCTGTTTAAATCTGTCTTTGAGGTGGCTTTCTTGCTGATACAGTGGTACATTTATGGGTTTAGCCTGAATGCCATCTACACCTGTGAGCGAGACCCGTGCCCACACAGAGTGGACTGTTTCCTCTCCCGTCCAACTGAGAAAACCATCTTCATCCTCTTCATGCTGGTGGTGTCCTTGGTGTCTCTTGCCTTGAACATCATTGAGCTTTTTTACGTGTTCTTCAAGGGTGTCAAGGATCGTGTGAAAGGGAAAACCGACCCCTACTCCCACAGTGGTGCCATGAGCCCTTCCAAGGACTGTGGCTCCCCCAAATATGCTTATTACAATGGCTGCTCATCACCGACTGCCCCCTTGTCTCCCATGTCTCCCCCAGGCTACAAGCTTGTTACTGGAGACAGGAACAATTCCTCCTGTCGTAACTACAATAAGCAAGCCAGCGAGCAAAACTGGGCCAACTACAGTGCCGAGCAGAACAGAATGGGGCAGGCTGGCAGCACCATCTCCAACTCACACGCCCAGCCCTTCGACTTCTCTGATGAGCACCAGAACACGAAAAAACTGGCGTCAGGACATGAGCTGCAGCCCCTCACCATTGTGGACCAGAGgcctcccagcagagccagcagccgAGCCAGCAGCAGGCCTCGACCTGACGACCTGGAGATCTAA